Proteins found in one Cellulomonas palmilytica genomic segment:
- a CDS encoding TetR/AcrR family transcriptional regulator, translating to MDERQETPNGAAHRAPLRRDAERNRERIIAAACQLYAEHGLGVGFNEVAHRAGVGVGTVYRRFADRRELLQAALAEPLQELYAVARAAAATPRAWDGLTLLVTGVTDLLVENIGLRDAALGGYEDLVPQVTGGIPELLDGLFERAREQGDVREGVDGHDVLVMLWMVTELAKHAADVRPDAYRRYTTALLDGLRASSSRAPLPDPLHDDEVAAISRRWADASSRARTP from the coding sequence CCTGCGCCGCGACGCCGAGCGCAACCGTGAGCGCATCATCGCCGCGGCCTGCCAGCTCTACGCCGAGCACGGCCTCGGCGTCGGGTTCAACGAGGTCGCGCACCGCGCGGGCGTCGGCGTCGGCACCGTCTACCGCCGGTTCGCCGACCGCCGCGAGCTGCTCCAGGCCGCGCTCGCCGAGCCGCTGCAGGAGCTCTACGCGGTCGCGCGCGCGGCCGCCGCGACGCCCCGCGCCTGGGACGGCCTGACGCTGCTCGTCACGGGCGTCACCGACCTGCTGGTCGAGAACATCGGCCTGCGCGACGCCGCGCTCGGCGGCTACGAGGACCTCGTCCCGCAGGTCACCGGAGGCATCCCCGAGCTCCTCGACGGCCTGTTCGAGCGTGCGCGCGAGCAGGGCGACGTGCGCGAGGGCGTCGACGGGCACGACGTCCTCGTGATGCTCTGGATGGTCACCGAGCTCGCCAAGCACGCGGCCGACGTCCGGCCCGACGCGTACCGGCGCTACACGACCGCGCTGCTGGACGGCCTGCGCGCCTCGTCGAGCCGCGCGCCGCTGCCCGACCCTCTGCACGACGACGAGGTCGCCGCGATCTCCCGCCGGTGGGCGGACGCCTCGAGCCGCGCCCGGACACCCTGA
- a CDS encoding 3' terminal RNA ribose 2'-O-methyltransferase Hen1, with product MPRVLLTLTTTRPDAATPASDLGYLLHKHPARVQTFDGGAVHVLYPESDDERCTVALVLELDPVALVRGTGGHEPFVLAQYVNDRPYTASSQLVVAMGRTFRSALAGRCDTRPDLVDRRWPLEVHVPVVGCTGGPATAHRLLAPLGWDVQATPLPLDPQVPAWGDSRYVDLRLRGTHRLADALRHLYVLLPALDGSKHYWVDEGEVDKLLRAGGDWLAAHPARDEIARRYLARSRALAASALDRLTEADGPVAGDDEPDEEATSPVPDRDVPLVQQRHEAVLAALRESGARTVVDLGCGEGALVGRLLAEGYERVLGTDVSLRALAAARRRLHLDTLPERARSRVELVQSSVTSSDARVAGFDAAVLMEVVEHLDLARLGAMERAVLGIARPRTLVVTTPNAEHNVRYPRLAAGALRHHDHRFEWTRAQFRAWAQQAAAAHGYTVSFAPVGPDDPDVGPPTQLAVLRGRDEAGPSSTTSSTTTGTEADR from the coding sequence ATGCCCCGCGTGCTGCTCACGCTGACGACCACCCGACCGGACGCCGCCACACCGGCGTCCGACCTCGGCTACCTGCTGCACAAGCACCCCGCGCGCGTGCAGACGTTCGACGGCGGCGCGGTGCACGTGCTGTACCCCGAGTCCGACGACGAGCGCTGCACCGTCGCGCTCGTGCTCGAGCTCGACCCCGTCGCGCTGGTGCGCGGCACGGGCGGGCACGAGCCGTTCGTGCTCGCCCAGTACGTCAACGACCGCCCCTACACGGCGTCGTCGCAGCTCGTCGTCGCGATGGGGCGCACGTTCCGCTCCGCGCTCGCCGGCCGGTGCGACACGCGTCCCGACCTCGTCGACCGACGGTGGCCGCTCGAGGTCCACGTGCCCGTGGTCGGCTGCACCGGTGGTCCCGCGACCGCGCACCGCCTGCTCGCCCCGCTCGGCTGGGACGTCCAGGCGACGCCCCTCCCGCTCGACCCGCAGGTCCCCGCCTGGGGCGACTCGCGGTACGTCGACCTGCGCCTGCGGGGGACGCACCGCCTCGCGGACGCCCTGCGCCACCTGTACGTCCTGCTGCCCGCGCTCGACGGGTCGAAGCACTACTGGGTCGACGAGGGCGAGGTCGACAAGCTGCTGCGCGCCGGGGGCGACTGGCTCGCGGCGCACCCCGCGCGCGACGAGATCGCCCGCCGCTACCTGGCCCGCAGCCGCGCGCTGGCGGCGTCCGCGCTCGATCGGCTCACCGAGGCCGACGGTCCGGTCGCGGGCGACGACGAGCCCGACGAGGAGGCGACGTCGCCCGTGCCGGACCGGGACGTGCCGCTCGTCCAGCAGCGGCACGAGGCGGTGCTGGCGGCGCTGCGGGAGTCGGGCGCACGCACCGTCGTCGACCTCGGGTGCGGCGAGGGCGCGCTCGTCGGACGACTGCTCGCCGAGGGCTACGAACGCGTGCTCGGGACGGATGTGTCGCTGCGCGCGCTGGCGGCCGCGCGCCGCCGCCTGCACCTCGACACCCTGCCCGAGCGGGCCCGCTCGCGCGTCGAGCTCGTGCAGTCCTCGGTCACCTCCAGCGACGCGCGGGTCGCAGGGTTCGACGCCGCCGTGCTCATGGAGGTCGTCGAGCACCTCGACCTCGCGCGGCTCGGCGCGATGGAGCGTGCCGTCCTCGGCATCGCGCGGCCGCGCACGCTCGTCGTGACGACGCCGAACGCCGAGCACAACGTGCGGTACCCCAGGCTCGCGGCGGGCGCGCTGCGTCACCACGACCACCGCTTCGAGTGGACGCGCGCGCAGTTCCGCGCGTGGGCGCAGCAGGCGGCGGCCGCGCACGGGTACACCGTGTCGTTCGCGCCCGTGGGGCCCGACGACCCCGACGTCGGACCGCCGACCCAGCTCGCGGTGCTCCGCGGGCGGGACGAGGCAGGCCCGTCGAGCACCACCTCGAGCACCACGACCGGCACGGAGGCAGACCGCTGA
- a CDS encoding polynucleotide kinase-phosphatase has protein sequence MTTLDVPALSLVVLVGASGSGKSTFAARHFGPFETLSSDWCRGVVSNDPDDQSATAAAFDLLHHAAGLRLRAGLLTVVDATNVQPHARRSLVELARAHDVLPVAIVLDPPHEVCVERNAARTDRSVPERVVTRHRDQLRRSLRGLSREGFRTVHVLRGVEEIDAATVVRCPLRSDRRGETGPFDVIGDVHGCRSELETLLGRLGYRLVLDDRARPVDAVHPEGRRALFLGDLVDRGPDSAGVLRLVMGMVAAGHALAVPGNHEAKLVRALDGRPVQTAHGLAGTLAQLTAEPEEFRRQVRDFCDGLVAHLVLDEGRLVVAHAGLKEELHNRASGRVRAFALYGDTTGESDEYGLPVRLPWAQDYRGTATVLYGHTPTADAVWVNNTMCLDTGCVFGGRLSALRYPEKEVVQVPAEQVWCEPARPFLVAGPAAEATRDPDVLDVSDVLGRRVVETALAGRVTVGEENAAAAFEVMSRFAVDPRHLLYLPPTMSPCATAPEGSDLLEHPAQAFAQYASDGVDRVVCEEKHMGSRAVVLVCRTAEAAGGRFRLPSGRTGVVHTRTGRPFFDDGRTEELLDVVRSAADEAGVWASLGTLLPGDDPGPADWLLLDAELLPWSLKAGDLLREQYAAVGAAARASTRATVEALTAAAARGLDVSELLARTARRAADADAFTAAYRPYVWETDGLRGVRLAPFQVLAAGRTAGGATFEQRDHLWHLGVADALVAADARDVLLTTRRLVVDPADPDGVAAGTRWWTELTAAGGEGMVVKPLANLVRGRRGVVQPGIKVRGREYLRIIYGPEYPAPANLERLRSRNLGRKRALALREYALGVEALHRVVADEPLWRVHEAVFAVLALESEPVDPRL, from the coding sequence ATGACCACGCTCGACGTCCCCGCGCTCTCCCTCGTCGTGCTCGTCGGCGCGTCCGGGTCGGGCAAGTCGACGTTCGCCGCGCGGCACTTCGGGCCGTTCGAGACGCTCTCGTCGGACTGGTGCCGCGGCGTGGTCTCGAACGACCCGGACGACCAGTCCGCGACGGCCGCCGCGTTCGACCTCCTGCACCACGCGGCAGGTCTGCGGCTGCGCGCCGGCCTGCTCACGGTGGTCGACGCGACGAACGTCCAGCCGCACGCGCGTCGCTCGCTCGTCGAGCTGGCCCGAGCGCACGACGTGCTGCCCGTCGCGATCGTCCTCGACCCCCCGCACGAGGTGTGCGTTGAGCGCAACGCGGCCCGCACGGACCGGTCGGTCCCGGAGCGAGTCGTCACGCGCCACCGGGACCAGCTCCGGCGTTCGCTGCGCGGCCTGAGCCGCGAGGGCTTCCGCACCGTGCACGTGCTGCGCGGGGTCGAGGAGATCGACGCCGCGACGGTCGTGCGCTGCCCGCTGCGCAGCGACCGCCGGGGTGAGACGGGTCCGTTCGACGTGATCGGCGACGTGCACGGCTGCCGCAGCGAGCTCGAGACGCTGCTCGGCCGGCTCGGCTACCGGCTCGTCCTGGACGACCGGGCGCGACCGGTGGACGCGGTGCACCCCGAGGGGCGGCGCGCGCTGTTCCTCGGGGACCTGGTGGACCGCGGCCCGGACTCCGCGGGCGTGCTGCGCCTCGTCATGGGCATGGTCGCGGCGGGGCACGCCCTGGCCGTGCCGGGCAACCACGAGGCCAAGCTCGTGCGCGCGCTCGACGGGCGCCCGGTGCAGACCGCGCACGGGCTGGCCGGCACGCTCGCGCAGCTCACGGCCGAGCCGGAGGAGTTCCGCCGCCAGGTGCGGGACTTCTGCGACGGGCTCGTCGCGCACCTCGTGCTCGACGAGGGCCGGCTCGTCGTCGCGCACGCAGGTCTCAAGGAGGAGCTCCACAACCGGGCGTCGGGCCGGGTGCGCGCGTTCGCGCTGTACGGCGACACGACCGGCGAGAGCGACGAGTACGGGCTGCCGGTCCGCCTGCCCTGGGCGCAGGACTACCGCGGCACCGCGACGGTGCTGTACGGCCACACCCCGACGGCCGACGCGGTCTGGGTGAACAACACGATGTGCCTCGACACGGGTTGCGTGTTCGGGGGCCGGCTCAGCGCGCTGCGCTACCCGGAGAAGGAGGTCGTCCAGGTACCGGCCGAACAGGTGTGGTGCGAGCCGGCGCGTCCGTTCCTCGTGGCCGGCCCGGCTGCGGAGGCGACCCGCGACCCCGACGTGCTGGACGTGTCCGACGTCCTCGGCAGGCGTGTCGTCGAGACCGCTCTCGCCGGTCGCGTGACCGTCGGCGAGGAGAACGCCGCCGCGGCGTTCGAGGTGATGAGCCGGTTCGCCGTCGACCCGCGCCACCTGCTGTACCTGCCGCCGACGATGTCGCCCTGCGCGACCGCGCCCGAGGGCAGCGACCTCCTCGAGCACCCCGCGCAGGCGTTCGCGCAGTACGCGTCCGACGGCGTCGACCGCGTGGTGTGCGAGGAGAAGCACATGGGCTCGCGCGCGGTGGTGCTCGTGTGCCGGACGGCCGAGGCGGCGGGCGGTCGGTTCCGCCTGCCCTCCGGCCGCACGGGCGTCGTGCACACGCGCACGGGGCGCCCGTTCTTCGACGACGGCCGCACCGAGGAGCTGCTCGACGTCGTCCGCAGCGCGGCCGACGAGGCCGGCGTCTGGGCATCGCTGGGCACCCTGCTCCCCGGCGACGACCCGGGGCCCGCCGACTGGCTCCTGCTCGACGCCGAGCTCCTCCCCTGGTCGCTCAAGGCGGGCGACCTGCTGCGTGAGCAGTACGCCGCGGTCGGGGCGGCCGCGCGCGCCTCGACGCGTGCCACGGTCGAGGCCCTGACCGCGGCCGCCGCGCGCGGGCTCGACGTGTCCGAGCTGCTGGCACGCACCGCACGGCGCGCTGCTGACGCGGACGCGTTCACCGCCGCGTACCGCCCGTACGTCTGGGAGACCGACGGCCTGCGCGGCGTGCGCCTCGCACCGTTCCAGGTGCTGGCCGCGGGCCGCACCGCGGGCGGCGCGACGTTCGAGCAGCGCGACCACCTGTGGCACCTCGGCGTCGCGGACGCGCTCGTCGCGGCGGACGCTCGCGACGTGCTGCTGACCACGCGCCGGCTCGTCGTCGACCCCGCGGACCCCGACGGCGTCGCGGCCGGGACGCGGTGGTGGACGGAGCTGACCGCGGCGGGCGGCGAGGGCATGGTCGTCAAGCCGCTCGCCAACCTCGTACGCGGCAGGCGGGGCGTGGTGCAGCCGGGCATCAAGGTGCGTGGCCGCGAGTACCTGCGGATCATCTACGGCCCGGAGTACCCGGCGCCCGCGAACCTCGAGCGGCTGCGGTCGCGCAACCTGGGCCGCAAGCGTGCGCTCGCGCTGCGCGAGTACGCGCTCGGCGTCGAGGCGCTGCACCGCGTCGTCGCCGACGAGCCGCTGTGGCGCGTGCACGAGGCGGTCTTCGCGGTCCTCGCCCTGGAGTCGGAGCCGGTCGACCCGCGGTTGTGA
- a CDS encoding LacI family DNA-binding transcriptional regulator, producing the protein MAERSGVAVSTASRALTKPGRVSEATAQRVLDAARELGYSASAAGRALSSGRTWTVALVVPDITNPFFFGVIRGTQSRLREGGYAHVLVDTEESVEAEERALRSLRRSVDGVILAASRLDDDSLVRWSADVPLVTLNRTFPALDSPSVVIDTPGGAVQALEHLASLGHRRVAYAGGPRTSWSDGRRRAALTDTAGRLGVELVALGPYAPQREAGPAAADAVVRSGATAVLAFNDLLAFGVLERLEDRGVRVPDEVSVIGCDDVFGADLVRPSLTTVRAPLEKAGHHAAELLLASLDPVHPRVGAPVELPTHLVVRESSGPAPS; encoded by the coding sequence GTGGCCGAGCGCAGCGGCGTGGCCGTGTCGACCGCGTCACGCGCGCTCACCAAGCCCGGCCGCGTCAGCGAGGCGACCGCCCAGCGCGTCCTCGACGCCGCGCGCGAGCTCGGCTACTCCGCGTCCGCCGCCGGACGCGCGCTCAGCTCCGGGCGCACCTGGACCGTCGCGCTCGTCGTCCCCGACATCACCAACCCGTTCTTCTTCGGGGTCATCCGCGGCACCCAGTCGCGCCTGCGCGAGGGCGGCTATGCCCACGTGCTCGTCGATACCGAGGAGTCCGTCGAGGCCGAGGAGCGCGCGCTGCGCTCGCTGCGCCGGTCCGTCGACGGCGTCATCCTCGCCGCCTCGCGTCTCGACGACGACAGCCTCGTCCGCTGGTCGGCCGACGTCCCGCTCGTCACGCTCAACCGCACGTTCCCCGCGCTGGACAGCCCGAGCGTCGTCATCGACACCCCCGGCGGTGCCGTGCAGGCGCTCGAGCACCTCGCGTCGCTCGGCCACCGGCGCGTCGCGTACGCGGGCGGCCCGCGCACCTCCTGGTCCGACGGGCGGCGCCGCGCCGCGCTCACCGACACCGCCGGGCGGCTCGGCGTCGAGCTCGTCGCGCTCGGCCCCTACGCCCCCCAGCGCGAGGCCGGACCCGCGGCCGCCGACGCCGTCGTCCGGTCCGGTGCCACCGCCGTGCTCGCGTTCAACGACCTGCTCGCGTTCGGCGTGCTCGAGCGCCTCGAGGACCGCGGCGTGCGCGTGCCCGACGAGGTGAGCGTCATCGGCTGCGACGACGTGTTCGGCGCCGACCTCGTGCGCCCCTCGCTCACCACCGTCCGCGCCCCGCTCGAGAAGGCCGGCCACCACGCCGCTGAGCTCCTGCTCGCGTCGCTCGACCCGGTCCACCCGCGTGTCGGGGCCCCCGTCGAGCTGCCCACCCACCTCGTCGTCCGCGAGTCCTCCGGCCCGGCACCCTCCTGA